A genomic region of Methanothermobacter sp. CaT2 contains the following coding sequences:
- a CDS encoding GNAT family N-acetyltransferase: protein MEIITVAEPMSESELESIRNFLFRIIRREFGFGYIPEYHRDIINLEEYYLKPPRNIFLFASQGGRVIGTLGLRAYDREFEGLNYDPETTASLWRVFVDEDHRRMGVASRLVEIAEKEAASLGYQRIYLHTHKYVGGALEFWLSRGYRVTVDTGNELGTVHMEKTLSCNSNAITRIPEKTSELSHSLPRTQKV from the coding sequence ATGGAAATTATCACTGTGGCTGAACCCATGAGTGAATCTGAACTTGAATCCATAAGAAACTTCCTCTTCAGGATAATCAGGAGGGAGTTTGGATTCGGATACATACCCGAGTACCACAGGGACATAATCAACCTTGAGGAGTACTACCTCAAACCCCCAAGGAACATCTTCCTCTTCGCCTCCCAGGGTGGTAGGGTAATAGGGACACTGGGACTCCGTGCCTATGACCGTGAATTTGAGGGCCTGAACTATGATCCAGAGACAACGGCCAGCCTGTGGAGGGTTTTTGTAGATGAGGATCACCGGAGGATGGGTGTTGCATCCAGACTTGTTGAAATCGCCGAGAAGGAAGCAGCATCACTGGGCTACCAGAGGATCTACCTGCACACACATAAATACGTCGGTGGTGCCCTCGAATTCTGGCTTTCAAGGGGATACCGTGTAACGGTGGACACAGGGAATGAACTCGGGACGGTCCACATGGAGAAGACCCTCTCATGCAATTCAAATGCAATTACCAGGATCCCTGAGAAAACCTCTGAACTCTCACATTCACTCCCCAGGACCCAGAAGGTTTAA
- a CDS encoding DUF3194 domain-containing protein, producing the protein MSLRKLTEGDLDEISSFLHNTISDFILKRVSAKEIVDIDITVLVEYTDELKVDISAELYLDELSDADPGIVDEAVDAAYRSLESFLDGFRE; encoded by the coding sequence TTGAGTCTCAGAAAACTCACTGAAGGGGATCTGGATGAGATATCCAGTTTCCTCCACAATACCATTTCTGATTTTATACTGAAGAGGGTGTCTGCCAAGGAAATAGTTGATATTGACATAACTGTGCTGGTGGAGTACACCGATGAACTGAAGGTTGATATCAGCGCTGAACTGTACCTTGATGAGCTTTCAGATGCAGATCCCGGGATTGTTGATGAGGCAGTGGATGCAGCCTACAGGAGCCTTGAATCCTTCCTTGATGGATTCAGGGAATAA
- a CDS encoding prefoldin subunit beta — protein MELPQNVQHQLAQFQQLQQQAQAISVQKQTVEMQINETQKALEELSRAADDAEVYKSSGNILIRVAKDELTEELQEKLETLQLREKTIERQEERVMKKLQEMQVNIQEAMKGAGINPGMGN, from the coding sequence ATGGAACTTCCACAGAATGTACAGCACCAGTTAGCTCAGTTCCAGCAGCTGCAGCAGCAGGCACAGGCAATATCTGTGCAGAAACAGACGGTTGAAATGCAGATTAATGAGACACAGAAGGCCCTTGAAGAACTCTCAAGGGCTGCCGATGACGCTGAAGTATATAAGAGCTCAGGTAACATTCTCATCAGGGTTGCCAAGGATGAACTTACAGAGGAACTTCAGGAAAAACTTGAAACACTCCAGCTCAGGGAGAAGACAATTGAGAGACAGGAAGAACGCGTCATGAAGAAACTGCAGGAGATGCAGGTCAACATCCAGGAAGCAATGAAGGGCGCGGGTATCAATCCGGGGATGGGTAACTAA
- a CDS encoding KEOPS complex subunit Pcc1 yields MSELGLRRIQGVIDIRTDPESASVIYRAIKPEVMDSPSQRSSMSMELDDGRITIVISAGDSASFRAALNSSLRWVKLSMEILELMGST; encoded by the coding sequence GTGAGTGAGTTGGGTCTCAGGAGAATTCAGGGCGTAATAGATATCAGGACGGACCCTGAATCAGCATCTGTGATCTACAGGGCCATCAAACCTGAGGTCATGGATTCGCCCTCCCAGAGGTCTTCCATGTCCATGGAACTTGATGATGGCAGGATAACCATTGTCATAAGCGCAGGGGATTCAGCATCCTTCAGGGCGGCTCTCAATTCGTCACTGCGCTGGGTGAAGCTTTCCATGGAGATTCTTGAATTGATGGGATCAACATAA
- a CDS encoding Brix domain-containing protein — translation MLLTTSRKPSQRTRSFSQRLSRIMGWRYINRGKMSLRDVLIEARGPVAVVSERHGNPARITFLDERGGERGYILFNPSFEMKKPELADKAVRVSSCPPGSEGLCNLMGLEVDESSSRDAWSIRTDEEYAWVMELMDARGTPAGFKLLIRDFRVGE, via the coding sequence ATGCTCCTCACAACATCCAGAAAGCCATCCCAGCGCACAAGGTCCTTTTCCCAGAGGCTCTCCAGGATCATGGGCTGGAGGTACATTAACAGGGGAAAGATGAGCCTGCGGGATGTGCTCATCGAGGCCAGGGGCCCGGTGGCTGTGGTCTCTGAGAGGCACGGTAACCCTGCAAGGATAACCTTCCTCGATGAAAGGGGAGGGGAGAGGGGTTACATCCTCTTCAACCCGTCCTTTGAAATGAAAAAACCTGAACTGGCAGATAAAGCGGTAAGGGTCAGTAGCTGCCCTCCCGGATCTGAGGGCCTCTGCAATCTAATGGGCCTTGAGGTGGATGAATCCTCATCCAGGGATGCCTGGAGTATAAGGACTGATGAAGAGTACGCCTGGGTGATGGAGCTCATGGATGCCAGGGGGACGCCCGCTGGTTTTAAGCTCCTGATACGTGATTTCAGGGTCGGTGAGTGA
- a CDS encoding DNA-directed RNA polymerase subunit P, translating into MYRCAQCGTLIDPKKYMENKCPRCRYRILFKEVPPVKRTLRAR; encoded by the coding sequence TTGTACCGCTGCGCCCAGTGCGGGACACTCATAGACCCCAAGAAGTACATGGAGAACAAGTGCCCAAGGTGCAGGTACAGGATCCTCTTCAAGGAGGTGCCTCCGGTTAAGAGGACCCTGAGGGCACGGTAG
- the rpl37A gene encoding 50S ribosomal protein L37Ae, with amino-acid sequence MARTKKVGITGRFGPRYGRKAKRAVKKIEEEMKRKHVCPSCDRPGVKRESRGIWKCRKCGAVFTGGAYLPVTPMGKTAARNIKRIVGGK; translated from the coding sequence ATGGCAAGAACAAAGAAAGTAGGTATCACAGGACGTTTCGGTCCACGTTACGGTCGTAAAGCTAAAAGAGCTGTTAAAAAGATTGAAGAAGAGATGAAGAGGAAGCACGTATGCCCGAGCTGTGACCGTCCCGGTGTTAAGAGGGAGAGCAGGGGCATATGGAAGTGCAGAAAATGCGGTGCTGTGTTCACAGGTGGAGCATACCTCCCGGTGACCCCAATGGGTAAGACAGCAGCCCGTAACATCAAGAGGATAGTTGGAGGTAAGTAG
- the rrp42 gene encoding exosome complex protein Rrp42 produces MVNKMDIIPEITRKSITDLINNKERIDGRSLHEFRDISIETGVISKAEGSSRVKLGNTQIIVGVKPQIGEPFPDTPEMGVILTNSELLPMASPTFEPGPPDERSVELSRVVDRCIRESRMIDLEKLCIIEGSKVWMLFLDLHIIDYDGNLFDAAVLATVAALLDTRIPAAEVEDGEVVINREKMQPLPVNRKALMCTFAKIGNEIVLDPSLEEEDILTARISIGVTEEGSICAMQKGGEGPLTRDDVLKAVSIAVEKVPQLIEYLDKSMTP; encoded by the coding sequence ATGGTGAATAAAATGGATATAATACCTGAAATTACAAGAAAGAGTATAACGGACCTTATAAATAATAAGGAACGCATTGATGGAAGGTCACTTCATGAGTTCAGGGACATATCCATCGAAACAGGGGTGATATCCAAGGCTGAGGGTTCCTCAAGGGTGAAACTTGGAAACACCCAGATAATTGTGGGTGTGAAGCCCCAGATAGGCGAACCCTTCCCTGACACACCTGAGATGGGTGTAATACTCACCAACTCCGAGCTCCTTCCAATGGCATCACCGACCTTTGAGCCTGGACCCCCTGATGAGAGGTCAGTGGAGCTGTCAAGGGTTGTGGACAGATGCATAAGGGAGAGCCGGATGATAGACCTTGAGAAGCTCTGCATCATAGAGGGCAGCAAGGTCTGGATGCTGTTCCTGGACCTGCACATCATAGACTATGATGGCAACCTCTTTGACGCAGCGGTCCTTGCAACCGTGGCAGCCCTGCTGGATACAAGGATACCTGCAGCCGAGGTTGAGGATGGTGAGGTCGTTATCAACAGGGAGAAGATGCAGCCACTCCCTGTCAACAGGAAGGCCCTCATGTGCACCTTCGCCAAGATAGGAAACGAGATCGTGCTCGACCCCTCCCTCGAGGAGGAGGACATACTCACAGCAAGGATATCCATAGGTGTTACTGAGGAGGGCTCCATATGCGCCATGCAGAAGGGTGGTGAGGGGCCACTCACAAGGGATGATGTCCTTAAGGCAGTCTCAATTGCAGTGGAGAAGGTGCCCCAGCTCATTGAGTACCTTGACAAGTCAATGACTCCCTAA
- the rrp41 gene encoding exosome complex exonuclease Rrp41: MITIITQDQLKTSPSVREDGRAFDELRPLKIEAGILERADGSSYLEFGGNKILVAVYGPREAQIRKLQRPDRAVIRCRYNMAPFSVEERKRPGPDRRSVEISKITAEALRPALILEKFPRSVIDVFIEVLEAEGGTRCAGITAASVALADAGIPMRDMVVACAAGKVGDQVVLDLSEEEDKEGQADVPVAILPRTREITLLQSDGNLTPEEFERALDLAVEGCLRIHEVQKEALRKRYGE, translated from the coding sequence GTGATTACTATCATCACACAGGATCAATTGAAGACCTCCCCCAGCGTCAGGGAGGATGGAAGGGCGTTTGATGAACTCAGGCCCTTAAAAATCGAGGCAGGGATACTTGAAAGGGCAGATGGTTCATCTTACCTTGAATTTGGCGGTAACAAGATACTGGTGGCTGTATACGGTCCAAGGGAGGCTCAGATAAGAAAGCTGCAGAGACCTGACAGGGCCGTCATAAGGTGCAGGTACAATATGGCACCATTCTCAGTTGAGGAGCGAAAGAGACCGGGCCCTGACAGGCGTTCCGTTGAGATCTCCAAGATAACTGCAGAGGCCCTCAGACCGGCACTGATACTTGAAAAATTCCCCAGATCAGTCATCGATGTATTCATAGAGGTGCTTGAGGCTGAGGGAGGTACGAGGTGTGCTGGCATAACAGCGGCTTCAGTCGCCCTTGCAGATGCAGGAATACCCATGAGGGACATGGTTGTTGCCTGTGCAGCAGGTAAGGTCGGTGATCAGGTGGTCCTTGACCTCTCTGAGGAGGAGGACAAGGAGGGCCAGGCAGACGTACCGGTGGCGATACTCCCGAGGACACGTGAAATCACACTGCTCCAGAGTGATGGAAACCTCACACCCGAGGAATTTGAAAGGGCACTTGACCTTGCAGTGGAGGGATGCCTCCGGATACATGAGGTGCAGAAGGAGGCCCTCAGAAAGAGGTATGGTGAATAA
- the rrp4 gene encoding exosome complex RNA-binding protein Rrp4, whose amino-acid sequence MLLVNEKDLVVPGQVLAENEYFPGRGTFKEDNRICSSFVGLVSVRNKKINVIPLQSKYIPKRGDVVIGEITDIRFSMWGLDINSPYTGLLPASEVFGKDKRELESVFDIGDVLLLRVVDVDEVKKVKLGLKGRGLGKFRDGILVYITPTKVPRLIGKRGSMINMVKEKTHCDIVVGQNGVVWIKGEPDMERIAEKVVLMIDREAHTSGLTDRVRELLDRLTGVEPEIQVEESEGTEKPETPESEDFEEASDYSEDVEVSPESEDIEEVSDESEDLEVESEDVEEGTDTPAAEEDDGEAGDAEVKDENNSER is encoded by the coding sequence GTGCTACTTGTAAATGAAAAGGACCTGGTTGTTCCAGGTCAGGTTCTGGCAGAGAACGAATATTTCCCTGGAAGGGGAACCTTCAAAGAGGATAACAGGATATGTTCATCCTTTGTGGGACTCGTTTCTGTTAGAAACAAGAAGATAAATGTGATACCACTTCAGAGCAAGTACATCCCCAAGAGGGGGGATGTGGTGATCGGGGAGATAACTGACATCAGATTCTCAATGTGGGGACTTGACATAAACTCGCCCTACACAGGTCTCTTACCGGCCTCTGAGGTCTTTGGCAAGGATAAAAGGGAACTTGAAAGTGTCTTCGATATAGGGGACGTTCTGCTTTTGAGGGTTGTGGATGTTGATGAGGTTAAGAAGGTGAAGCTTGGCCTCAAGGGCCGCGGCCTTGGAAAGTTCAGGGACGGTATCCTGGTTTACATAACACCCACAAAGGTGCCAAGGCTGATAGGCAAAAGGGGATCAATGATAAACATGGTCAAGGAGAAGACCCACTGCGATATCGTGGTTGGCCAGAACGGTGTTGTCTGGATCAAGGGTGAACCCGACATGGAGAGGATAGCCGAGAAGGTGGTCCTCATGATAGACCGTGAGGCCCACACCTCAGGACTCACCGACCGTGTGAGGGAACTCCTCGACAGGCTTACAGGAGTGGAACCTGAGATTCAGGTTGAGGAGTCTGAAGGGACAGAAAAACCTGAAACCCCGGAGTCTGAGGATTTTGAGGAAGCATCTGATTATTCTGAGGATGTGGAGGTGTCTCCGGAGTCTGAGGACATTGAGGAAGTATCTGATGAGTCTGAAGACCTTGAAGTGGAATCTGAAGATGTGGAAGAAGGAACAGACACCCCTGCTGCTGAAGAGGATGATGGGGAAGCCGGGGATGCAGAAGTTAAGGATGAGAATAATTCCGAGAGGTGA
- a CDS encoding ribosome assembly factor SBDS, giving the protein MVSLEDAVIARLESHGERFEVLVDPDLAAEFRREDSDVSVEDVLAVQEVFRDARKGDKASEEAMRKVFETADPLEVTPVILRRGTIQLTAEQRRQMIEDKRLKIINKIAREAINPQNGLPHPPKRIEKAMEEARVHVDPFKTVDEQVNIVLKAIRTKIPIKFEKVRVAIKIPGERAGSAYGVISNFGKITNEEWQNDGSWIAVVEIPGGLQDSFYQKLSELTGGNVETRLIK; this is encoded by the coding sequence ATGGTCAGCCTTGAAGATGCAGTTATCGCCCGGCTTGAATCCCATGGCGAGAGGTTCGAGGTCCTTGTGGACCCTGACCTGGCAGCTGAATTCCGCAGGGAAGACTCAGATGTAAGTGTGGAGGACGTCCTCGCGGTTCAGGAGGTCTTCAGGGACGCCAGGAAGGGTGATAAGGCATCTGAGGAGGCCATGAGGAAGGTCTTTGAAACAGCGGACCCACTTGAGGTAACACCAGTAATACTAAGAAGGGGGACAATACAGCTCACCGCAGAGCAGAGAAGGCAGATGATAGAGGATAAACGCCTGAAGATCATCAATAAAATTGCACGCGAGGCAATAAACCCCCAGAACGGACTTCCTCACCCTCCAAAGAGGATTGAAAAGGCCATGGAGGAAGCCAGGGTTCATGTTGATCCATTCAAGACCGTTGATGAGCAGGTCAACATCGTCCTGAAAGCCATCAGAACCAAGATTCCCATTAAATTTGAGAAGGTCAGGGTGGCCATCAAGATACCCGGTGAAAGGGCGGGGTCAGCCTACGGTGTAATATCAAATTTCGGGAAAATAACCAACGAGGAATGGCAGAACGACGGATCATGGATAGCAGTGGTTGAAATACCCGGAGGCCTTCAGGACAGCTTCTATCAGAAGCTCAGTGAACTCACAGGCGGTAACGTTGAAACCAGGCTAATAAAATAA
- the psmA gene encoding archaeal proteasome endopeptidase complex subunit alpha: protein MQPLQSAGYDRAITVFSPDGRLFQVEYAREAVKRGTTSLGVKSKEGIVLVVDKRPTSKLVEPKSIEKIFQIDEHIGAATSGLVADARAIIEKARLEAQINRITYNEPIRVESLAKKICDMKQMYTQHGGVRPFGTALIIGGVNGRGCRLFETDPSGALIEYKATAIGAGRPAAMEEFEKKYSDDMNLNQAIELALDAVYEATEGKTTPESVEIAVIEAADKKYRRLPDDEIRDHVEELLIRKEKEEEE, encoded by the coding sequence ATGCAACCACTTCAGAGTGCAGGATATGATAGGGCCATCACAGTATTCAGCCCGGATGGCAGACTATTCCAGGTGGAATATGCGAGGGAAGCTGTTAAAAGAGGAACCACTTCTCTTGGAGTAAAATCAAAGGAAGGAATAGTTCTTGTTGTGGACAAGAGGCCCACAAGCAAGCTGGTTGAACCGAAATCCATAGAAAAGATCTTCCAGATAGATGAACACATCGGGGCTGCAACATCCGGACTGGTGGCGGATGCACGTGCAATAATTGAGAAGGCAAGGCTTGAGGCCCAGATAAACAGGATAACCTACAACGAACCAATAAGGGTTGAAAGCCTGGCCAAGAAGATATGTGACATGAAACAGATGTACACCCAGCATGGAGGTGTCAGGCCCTTTGGAACGGCCCTCATAATTGGTGGTGTCAATGGCAGGGGTTGCAGACTCTTTGAAACCGACCCGAGCGGTGCCCTCATAGAGTACAAGGCCACGGCCATAGGGGCTGGAAGGCCGGCGGCGATGGAGGAATTTGAGAAGAAGTACAGCGACGACATGAACCTCAACCAGGCCATAGAACTGGCACTTGACGCGGTTTATGAGGCCACTGAGGGTAAAACAACACCTGAAAGTGTTGAGATAGCTGTTATAGAAGCCGCAGATAAGAAATACAGAAGGCTTCCTGATGATGAGATCAGGGACCATGTTGAGGAGCTCCTGATCAGGAAGGAAAAGGAGGAAGAGGAGTAA